A genomic window from Lotus japonicus ecotype B-129 chromosome 1, LjGifu_v1.2 includes:
- the LOC130732452 gene encoding agamous-like MADS-box protein AGL80: MTRAKVELAYIADHSLRKATFNKRKNDIIKKLKELTFLTGLRACAIISSVFNAPPEVWPNTEEAMDVVEKYHDAPALNESDNLHPLSFMMQTISKLQDVLEKKLRRIREDELTMVMFNYMEDKTLPEDLSFEDCNIINELVQKKIEEIDLKIAMLS; this comes from the coding sequence ATGACTAGGGCCAAGGTTGAACTTGCTTATATCGCTGATCATTCGTTAAGGAAAGCAACATTCAATAAAAGGAAGAATGATATCATAAAGAAGTTGAAAGAGCTCACTTTTCTCACTGGGTTACGAGCTTGTGCAATAATTTCCAGTGTTTTCAATGCACCCCCTGAGGTTTGGCCAAATACAGAGGAAGCTATGGATGTGGTTGAGAAGTATCATGATGCACCCGCACTGAATGAAAGTGATAATTTGCACCCACTTAGCTTCATGATGCAAACCATTTCCAAACTCCAAGATGTTCTGGAAAAGAAGCTTCGTAGGATTCGTGAGGATGAGCTAACTATGGTTATGTTCAACTATATGGAAGACAAAACCTTGCCAGAAGATCTGAGTTTTGAAGACTGTAATATTATCAACGAGTTAGTTCAAAAGAAAATCGAGGAAATTGATTTGAAGATCGCTATGCttagttaa
- the LOC130729318 gene encoding uncharacterized protein LOC130729318 — protein sequence MAQNKTGKLIGAKTGKDSGSFPQYSQPELPCVGSNAGHDVHNLPIQAGEEFSVNYGHGGVAAGRVPASPDISRNRENRFGLNGENGHVRYEDLTNILGLRRMDSETSSEIGDFVSTKQPAHEMENGARVNISSKIQKGDGDRGHALRKAVCESIGDQPGIGSAVPVPHLHRKETSQSSGFLGSGILDDSLSGKMKFLCSFGGKILPRPGDGKLRYVGGFTHIISIRKDISWEELVKKTLGICTQPHTIKYQLPGEDLDSLISVSSDEDLQNMIEEYHGIENHEGSQKLRIFLVPLGESEETPSTDANTVEQNNPDYQYVVALNGIGEPSPRKNIAGQSLTNEASQSGTTFNFTPSFQRTPPDVSSPLDLRDGINTSNPDGILNDSMYMRESFPISPTAVQVAGSGTGYVQFLGNNSCQGSVESSTSFFTAQLHPENSGISTSDCRYPQQVAVSLINDRHHPGDIGQPTKLNGKYFDNYNSRKELMTPIYVNQSDGYSDEGFGESSLPKDRKFCSGNPISYLNDPICQQAESYGITDSPHGMPHAFSDSQLHESGARSGYCSQEGIGQSFSLNLEKAQLSSLLVSRGSQANLMEGQNDSVLHHPQVQRKVPKVGLAEQHRQQDLSSSSPYSESLGVNGPIHKDSIFTESRYLVSQNDLNGSSSVEKDIQEQSVKLGRMKIIEEKNPIPRKDSKVYELESTVVDTGAVTELHLLDSLPTSNLNAKINMQNNWELSSEERHPSSSGMMGLSLHSFGDKTPSNLLPISQKTGDGKNCALAEGLNGEQGNDFLLTGNFDLNAPILKCEEISCDKIAVRDHMFKLSIDPDSQTSAQIQPSLNEIAAGFHDTQTVNSESLYPAINLPVNGLDNPSKKIYFEKAPFADDLFTRTDKIDQFIHEHTASGQSKVDDIIPQSKNLERCQDANRVEPFLIIDDLTCLVPPFIESSSVGTPHILHEVGRDLSPSNTEAGSIIPECESEDFKDDQTDRNEFLSDAMIAEMEASIYGLQIIKNADLEDLMELGSGTYGTVYHGKWRGTDVAIKRIKKSCFAGRSSEQERLAKDFWREAQILSNLHHPNVVAFYGIVPDGAGGTLATVTEYMVNGSLRHVLVKNHRLLDRRKKLIIAMDAAFGMEYLHSKNIVHFDLKCDNLLVNLRDPQRPICKVGDFGLSRIKRNTLVSGGVRGTLPWMAPELLNGNSSRVSEKVDVFSFGISMWELWTGEEPYADMHCGAIIGGIVKNTLRPPVPESCDSEWRKLMEECWSLDPERRPSFTEITSRLRSMSMSLQARGNYQAWQVRPSAP from the exons ATGGCACAAAATAAGACAGGGAAGTTGATAGGTGCAAAGACTGGGAAGGACTCCGGCTCGTTTCCTCAATATAGCCAACCGGAATTACCCTGTGTTGGTTCAAATGCCGGACATGATGTACATAATCTTCCTATACAGGCAGGGGAGGAATTTTCTGTGAATTATGGTCATGGTGGAGTTGCTGCTGGAAGGGTTCCTGCTTCACCTGATATATCTCGAAATCGTGAGAATAGGTTTGGGTTGAATGGGGAGAATGGCCATGTGAGATATGAAGACCTTACTAATATTTTGGGGTTGAGGAGAATGGACTCTGAGACTTCTTCTGAAATAGGCGACTTTGTCTCTACAAAACAGCCAGCACATGAGATGGAAAATGGGGCTCGGGTAAACATTTCAAGCAAAATTCAAAAGGGAGATGGTGATAGGGGCCATGCATTGAGAAAGGCTGTGTGTGAATCAATCGGTGACCAACCTGGTATTGGGTCAGCTGTACCTGTACCACACCTTCACAGAAAAGAAACTTCTCAGTCCAGTGGATTTCTTGGCTCCGGAATTTTAGATGACTCTCTGTCTGGAAAAATGAAGTTCCTATGTAGCTTTGGTGGCAAAATATTACCGAGGCCCGGTGATGGGAAACTCAGATATGTAGGGGGATTTACCCACATTATATCTATCCGAAAGGATATTTCATGGGAAGAGCTTGTGAAGAAGACCTTAGGGATTTGCACTCAACCTCACACCATCAAATACCAGCTTCCAGGGGAGGATCTTGATTCCCTAATATCTGTCTCCTCTGATGAGGATCTTCAAAATATGATAGAGGAATACCATGGGATTGAAAATCATGAAGGTTCTCAAAAACTTAGGATATTTTTAGTTCCTTTGGGTGAATCTGAAGAGACACCTTCAACTGATGCAAACACAGTTGAGCAGAATAACCCTGATTACCAATATGTTGTTGCTTTAAATGGCATAGGAGAACCTAGTCCCAGGAAAAACATTGCTGGCCAGAGTTTGACAAATGAAGCAAGTCAGTCAGGGACAACTTTTAATTTTACTCCATCTTTTCAGAGAACTCCTCCAGATGTCTCTTCTCCTTTGGACCTCAGGGATGGTATTAATACTTCAAATCCAGATGGAATTTTGAATGATTCCATGTATATGAGAGAATCCTTTCCAATTTCTCCAACTGCAGTGCAAGTTGCAGGTTCTGGCACAGGTTATGTTCAATTTCTTGGTAACAACTCATGCCAGGGAAGTGTTGAGAGCAGCACATCATTTTTTACTGCTCAGCTTCACCCTGAGAACTCGGGCATAAGCACTTCTGATTGCAGATATCCTCAACAAGTGGCTGTTTCTTTGATAAACGACAGACACCATCCTGGTGATATTGGTCAGCCCACGAAGCTCAATGGGAAGTATTTTGATAACTACAATTCCCGGAAGGAGTTAATGACTCCCATATATGTGAACCAAAGTGATGGTTACAGTGATGAAGGTTTTGGTGAAAGTTCCTTGCCAAAGGATAGAAAATTCTGCTCTGGGAATCCTATTTCATACTTGAATGACCCAATCTGCCAACAGGCGGAATCATATGGAATTACTGACTCCCCTCATGGAATGCCTCATGCTTTTTCTGACTCACAGTTGCATGAGAGTGGAGCAAGGTCTGGTTACTGCTCACAAGAAGGAATTGGCCAATCTTTCTCTTTGAACCTTGAAAAGGCTCAATTATCTTCATTGTTAGTCTCCAGAGGCTCACAAGCAAACCTTATGGAAGGTCAGAATGATTCTGTTCTCCATCATCCCCAAGTACAAAGGAAGGTACCAAAAGTGGGGTTAGCTGAGCAGCACAGACAGCAAGATTtgtcatcttcttctccataCTCTGAATCATTAGGAGTGAATGGTCCTATTCATAAGGATAGCATTTTCACTGAAAGCAGGTACCTTGTTTCTCAAAATGACTTAAATGGATCTAGCTCTGTAGAAAAGGATATTCAGGAACAATCTGTGAAATTAGGAAGGATGAAGATAATTGAAGAAAAGAATCCAATTCCCAGGAAAGATTCCAAGGTTTATGAGTTGGAATCAACTGTCGTTGATACCGGAGCTGTGACTGAATTGCATCTTTTGGACTCCCTCCCTACTAGTAACTTAAATGCTAAGATTAATATGCAAAATAATTGGGAACTGTCTTCTGAGGAGAGACATCCTTCATCATCAGGCATGATGGGACTCTCTTTACATAGTTTTGGGGACAAGACCCCATCTAATCTTCTTCCCATTAGCCAAAAGACTGGTGATGGTAAAAATTGTGCTTTGGCTGAAGGTCTGAATGGTGAACAAGGAAATGATTTTCTGTTGACAggaaattttgatttaaatgcTCCAATTTTAAAATGTGAAGAAATATCTTGTGATAAAATTGCTGTTAGAGATCATATGTTCAAGCTGTCCATTGACCCAGATTCTCAGACATCTGCACAAATCCAGCCTTCTCTGAATGAGATTGCTGCAGGTTTTCATGATACTCAAACAGTAAACTCGGAAAGTCTGTATCCTGCTATAAACTTACCAGTGAATGGCCTGGATAATCCTAGCaagaaaatttattttgaaaaggCACCTTTTGCTGATGACTTATTTACCAGAACTGATAAAATAGATCAGTTTATCCATGAACACACTGCCTCTGGACAGTCAAAAGTGGATGATATAATTCCGCAGTCAAAAAACTTAGAAAGGTGTCAAGATGCAAATCGAGTGGAGCCATTTCTCATAATAGATGATTTGACTTGTCTTGTTCCTCCATTTATTGAGTCATCTTCTGTTGGCACCCCACATATTTTGCATGAAGTTGGAAGAGATCTATCTCCATCTAATACAGAGGCTGGGAGCATCATCCCTGAGTGTGAATCTGAG gaTTTCAAAGATGATCAAACAGACCGGAATGAATTCCTTTCTGATGCAATGATAGCAGAAATGGAAGCCAGCATATATGGTTTGCAG ATAATAAAGAATGCTGATCTTGAAGATCTTATGGAGTTAGGATCTGGTACTTATGGAACTGTTTACCATGGAAAATGGCGGGGAACAGATGTTGCTATTAAGAGAATTAAAAAGAGCTGCTTTGCAGGGAGGTCTTCTGAGCAAGAACGGTTG GCAAAAGATTTCTGGAGAGAGGCACAGATACTCTCAAATCTTCACCATCCCAACGTTGTTGCATTTTATGGAATAGTTCCAGATGGGGCTGGTGGAACCTTAGCAACTGTAACAGAGTATATGGTTAATGGTTCCCTTAGGCATGTCCTTGTTAAGAACCACAG ATTACTAGATCGTCGTAAAAAGCTAATAATTGCCATGGATGCAGCTTTTGGTATGGAATATTTGCACTCAAAAAATATTGTCCATTTTGATTTAAAATGTGACAATTTGCTTGTCAATCTAAGGGATCCACAACGACCAATATGTAAG GTTGGAGATTTTGGATTATCAAGAATTAAACGTAATACCCTTGTATCTGGAGGTGTGCGAGGAACCCTTCCATGGATGGCACCAGAATTGTTGAATGGTAATAGCAGTCGAGTTTCTGAAAAG GTTGATGTTTTCTCATTCGGCATCTCAATGTGGGAGTTATGGACAGGGGAGGAACCTTATGCAGATATGCATTGTGGTGCCATTATTG GGGGTATTGTAAAGAACACTCTTCGACCACCTGTTCCGGAAAGCTGTGATTCTGAGTGGAGGAAGCTTATGGAAGAGTGTTGGTCACTTGACCCTGAAAGGCGGCCATCATTCACAGAGATAACTAGCAGGTTAAGATCTATGTCTATGTCCCTTCAAGCTAGGGGGAATTATCAGGCATGGCAAGTGAGACCTAGTGCTCCTTGA
- the LOC130729319 gene encoding B3 domain-containing transcription factor VRN1-like isoform X2 produces the protein MRHSQRLDNKSNGVHFFKIILERSLQSGELMVPKSFVKNHWQGISTSVSLILPNKTKWKVYWMKRDGDVYFHNGWKEFAEYISLEVAQFVVFQYEGKSRFNVIVFGKSGIEIKYPSKDNNTLEECEEVHESDLVAEGKRGKPKPASPPYKKMKTSPKEEEHPSFYYAKHSNSEFVAGSGNELKERSRALVEKLKLKHCDSQTFVQTIHKSYIGRDLLIIPNDFYNLNLYKMEGQMARLFVNKERTWDVELKLYSGGQIIFGRGWRTFLCDNNLKLGDVCAFVLNKSNGVLFQVFIYPLHEYPCHLPFQGLSQRPSSLKIPDIIKDKSRLMSEDGFDIHIKPSMNGQACIPMTFIKKFLSEKDNGRFVTLRVGRNTWPVKVLYYKYCSSARFSLGWPEFVKECGLKAGDVCHFLMIDKKNLELQVTIN, from the exons ATGAGACATTCTCAAAGGCTTGATAATAAGAGCAATGGCGTTCACTTTTTCAAGATTATTCTTGAAAGAAGCCTTCAAAGTGGAGAACTG ATGGTGCCCAAAAGTTTTGTGAAGAATCACTGGCAAGGAATATCGACCTCTGTTTCTCTAATCCTTCCAAACAAGACTAAATGGaaagtttattggatgaaacgTGACGGTGATGTTTATTTTCACAATGGTTGGAAAGAATTCGCAGAATACATATCTTTGGAAGTGGCACAGTTTGTGGTGTTTCAATATGAAGGAAAATCCCGGTTCAATGTGATTGTGTTTGGCAAGAGTGGCATAGAAATAAAATACCCTTCCAAAGATAACAATACACTTGAAGAATGTGAAGAGGTTCATGAAAGTGATCTTGTTGCGGAGGGTAAAAGGGGAAAACCCAAACCTGCATCACCACCTTATAAGAAGATGAAAACAAGTCCAAAAGAAGAAGAGCATCCAAGTTTTTACTATGCTAAGCATAGCAACAGTG AATTTGTTGCAGGAAGTGGCAATGAACTTAAGGAGAGAAGTAGAGCTCTTGTTGAAAAATTAAAGCTTAAACACTGTGACAGTCAAACCTTCGTACAAACAATCCACAAATCATACATTGGGAGAGATCTTCTG ATCATTCCAAACGACTTTTATAACCTGAATCTGTACAAGATGGAAGGACAAATGGCTAGACTTTTTGTTAACAAGGAGAGAACTTGGGATGTGGAGTTAAAGCTCTATTCCGGTGGTCAAATCATATTTGGACGTGGTTGGAGGACATTTTTGTGTGACAATAATTTGAAATTGGGTGATGTTTGTGCTTTTGTGCTAAACAAATCCAATGGAGTTTTATTTCAAGTTTTTATTTATCCTCTCCACGAGTACCCATGCCATCTCCCTTTTCAAG GGCTTTCTCAAAGGCCTTCATCTCTCAAAATCCCTGATATTATTAAAGACAAAAGCAGATTAATGTCAGAAGATGGTTTCGACATCCACATCAAACCTTCAATGAACGGGCAGGCG TGCATACCAATGACCTTTATAAAGAAATTCCTTTCAGAAAAGGACAATGGAAGATTCGTAACCTTACGAGTTGGGAGAAACACATGGCCCGTAAAAGttctttattataaatattgttCATCTGCTAGATTTTCTCTAGGTTGGCCTGAATTTGTGAAGGAATGTGGCTTGAAAGCTGGTGATGTTTGTCACTTCTTGATGATAGATAAGAAAAACCTTGAGCTTCAAGTTACTATAAATTAG
- the LOC130729319 gene encoding B3 domain-containing transcription factor VRN1-like isoform X1 translates to MRHSQRLDNKSNGVHFFKIILERSLQSGELMVPKSFVKNHWQGISTSVSLILPNKTKWKVYWMKRDGDVYFHNGWKEFAEYISLEVAQFVVFQYEGKSRFNVIVFGKSGIEIKYPSKDNNTLEECEEVHESDLVAEGKRGKPKPASPPYKKMKTSPKEEEHPSFYYAKHSNSEFVAGSGNELKERSRALVEKLKLKHCDSQTFVQTIHKSYIGRDLLIIPNDFYNLNLYKMEGQMARLFVNKERTWDVELKLYSGGQIIFGRGWRTFLCDNNLKLGDVCAFVLNKSNGVLFQVFIYPLHEYPCHLPFQEGLSQRPSSLKIPDIIKDKSRLMSEDGFDIHIKPSMNGQACIPMTFIKKFLSEKDNGRFVTLRVGRNTWPVKVLYYKYCSSARFSLGWPEFVKECGLKAGDVCHFLMIDKKNLELQVTIN, encoded by the exons ATGAGACATTCTCAAAGGCTTGATAATAAGAGCAATGGCGTTCACTTTTTCAAGATTATTCTTGAAAGAAGCCTTCAAAGTGGAGAACTG ATGGTGCCCAAAAGTTTTGTGAAGAATCACTGGCAAGGAATATCGACCTCTGTTTCTCTAATCCTTCCAAACAAGACTAAATGGaaagtttattggatgaaacgTGACGGTGATGTTTATTTTCACAATGGTTGGAAAGAATTCGCAGAATACATATCTTTGGAAGTGGCACAGTTTGTGGTGTTTCAATATGAAGGAAAATCCCGGTTCAATGTGATTGTGTTTGGCAAGAGTGGCATAGAAATAAAATACCCTTCCAAAGATAACAATACACTTGAAGAATGTGAAGAGGTTCATGAAAGTGATCTTGTTGCGGAGGGTAAAAGGGGAAAACCCAAACCTGCATCACCACCTTATAAGAAGATGAAAACAAGTCCAAAAGAAGAAGAGCATCCAAGTTTTTACTATGCTAAGCATAGCAACAGTG AATTTGTTGCAGGAAGTGGCAATGAACTTAAGGAGAGAAGTAGAGCTCTTGTTGAAAAATTAAAGCTTAAACACTGTGACAGTCAAACCTTCGTACAAACAATCCACAAATCATACATTGGGAGAGATCTTCTG ATCATTCCAAACGACTTTTATAACCTGAATCTGTACAAGATGGAAGGACAAATGGCTAGACTTTTTGTTAACAAGGAGAGAACTTGGGATGTGGAGTTAAAGCTCTATTCCGGTGGTCAAATCATATTTGGACGTGGTTGGAGGACATTTTTGTGTGACAATAATTTGAAATTGGGTGATGTTTGTGCTTTTGTGCTAAACAAATCCAATGGAGTTTTATTTCAAGTTTTTATTTATCCTCTCCACGAGTACCCATGCCATCTCCCTTTTCAAG AAGGGCTTTCTCAAAGGCCTTCATCTCTCAAAATCCCTGATATTATTAAAGACAAAAGCAGATTAATGTCAGAAGATGGTTTCGACATCCACATCAAACCTTCAATGAACGGGCAGGCG TGCATACCAATGACCTTTATAAAGAAATTCCTTTCAGAAAAGGACAATGGAAGATTCGTAACCTTACGAGTTGGGAGAAACACATGGCCCGTAAAAGttctttattataaatattgttCATCTGCTAGATTTTCTCTAGGTTGGCCTGAATTTGTGAAGGAATGTGGCTTGAAAGCTGGTGATGTTTGTCACTTCTTGATGATAGATAAGAAAAACCTTGAGCTTCAAGTTACTATAAATTAG
- the LOC130729319 gene encoding B3 domain-containing transcription factor VRN1-like isoform X3, with protein sequence MRHSQRLDNKSNGVHFFKIILERSLQSGELMVPKSFVKNHWQGISTSVSLILPNKTKWKVYWMKRDGDVYFHNGWKEFAEYISLEVAQFVVFQYEGKSRFNVIVFGKSGIEIKYPSKDNNTLEECEEVHESDLVAEGKRGKPKPASPPYKKMKTSPKEEEHPSFYYAKHSNKFVAGSGNELKERSRALVEKLKLKHCDSQTFVQTIHKSYIGRDLLIIPNDFYNLNLYKMEGQMARLFVNKERTWDVELKLYSGGQIIFGRGWRTFLCDNNLKLGDVCAFVLNKSNGVLFQVFIYPLHEYPCHLPFQEGLSQRPSSLKIPDIIKDKSRLMSEDGFDIHIKPSMNGQACIPMTFIKKFLSEKDNGRFVTLRVGRNTWPVKVLYYKYCSSARFSLGWPEFVKECGLKAGDVCHFLMIDKKNLELQVTIN encoded by the exons ATGAGACATTCTCAAAGGCTTGATAATAAGAGCAATGGCGTTCACTTTTTCAAGATTATTCTTGAAAGAAGCCTTCAAAGTGGAGAACTG ATGGTGCCCAAAAGTTTTGTGAAGAATCACTGGCAAGGAATATCGACCTCTGTTTCTCTAATCCTTCCAAACAAGACTAAATGGaaagtttattggatgaaacgTGACGGTGATGTTTATTTTCACAATGGTTGGAAAGAATTCGCAGAATACATATCTTTGGAAGTGGCACAGTTTGTGGTGTTTCAATATGAAGGAAAATCCCGGTTCAATGTGATTGTGTTTGGCAAGAGTGGCATAGAAATAAAATACCCTTCCAAAGATAACAATACACTTGAAGAATGTGAAGAGGTTCATGAAAGTGATCTTGTTGCGGAGGGTAAAAGGGGAAAACCCAAACCTGCATCACCACCTTATAAGAAGATGAAAACAAGTCCAAAAGAAGAAGAGCATCCAAGTTTTTACTATGCTAAGCATAGCAACA AATTTGTTGCAGGAAGTGGCAATGAACTTAAGGAGAGAAGTAGAGCTCTTGTTGAAAAATTAAAGCTTAAACACTGTGACAGTCAAACCTTCGTACAAACAATCCACAAATCATACATTGGGAGAGATCTTCTG ATCATTCCAAACGACTTTTATAACCTGAATCTGTACAAGATGGAAGGACAAATGGCTAGACTTTTTGTTAACAAGGAGAGAACTTGGGATGTGGAGTTAAAGCTCTATTCCGGTGGTCAAATCATATTTGGACGTGGTTGGAGGACATTTTTGTGTGACAATAATTTGAAATTGGGTGATGTTTGTGCTTTTGTGCTAAACAAATCCAATGGAGTTTTATTTCAAGTTTTTATTTATCCTCTCCACGAGTACCCATGCCATCTCCCTTTTCAAG AAGGGCTTTCTCAAAGGCCTTCATCTCTCAAAATCCCTGATATTATTAAAGACAAAAGCAGATTAATGTCAGAAGATGGTTTCGACATCCACATCAAACCTTCAATGAACGGGCAGGCG TGCATACCAATGACCTTTATAAAGAAATTCCTTTCAGAAAAGGACAATGGAAGATTCGTAACCTTACGAGTTGGGAGAAACACATGGCCCGTAAAAGttctttattataaatattgttCATCTGCTAGATTTTCTCTAGGTTGGCCTGAATTTGTGAAGGAATGTGGCTTGAAAGCTGGTGATGTTTGTCACTTCTTGATGATAGATAAGAAAAACCTTGAGCTTCAAGTTACTATAAATTAG
- the LOC130729320 gene encoding uncharacterized protein LOC130729320 isoform X2: MAGVKRRLCSDSDTHALHKELDEVSCPICMDHPHNAVLLHCSSYEKGCRSYICDTSYRHSNCLDRFKKMRDNSNENPNLPSSLVNTNNSGSRQGDAQDPSTHLDPHDEGILETADSETLQDRAVLGDLDVDNSSESKLSLKCPLCRGTVLGWEVIEEARNYLNMKKRSCSRDSCSFAGDYLELRRHARRVHPTSRPSNVDPTRERAWHNFERQREVGDIVSAIQSSMPGAVLVGDYVLENGDGRDGDVSNAANGPWLTTTILFQLMDSNSTIEIVREPRAAHSRPWRRHRRSSDRRRYLWGENLLGLHGYNNDDNDDLRIFSDAGEDASTVPRRRRRLTRTRSNEGQP, from the exons ATGGCTGGTGTTAAGCGAAGATTATGTAGTGATTCCGATACCCATGCTCTTCACAAAGAATTGGATGAAGTATCATGTCCTATCTGCATGGACCATCCACATAATGCTGTTCTTCTCCATTGCAGCTCTTATGAGAAGGGCTGCAGATCATACATTTGTGATACAAGTTATAGGCATTCAAATTGCCTGGATCGATTCAAAAAAATGAGGGACAATTCTAATGAGAACCCAAACTTACCCAGTTCTTTAGTAAACACAAACAACTCTG GATCAAGACAGGGTGATGCCCAAGATCCAAGTACACATTTAGACCCACATGATGAAGGCATTTTAGAAACTGCTGATTCTGAGACCTTGCAGGACAGGGCTGTGCTTGGGGATTTAGATGTAGATAATTCATCTGAGTCGAAATTGAGCTTGAAATGTCCTCTATGTCGAGGCACCGTATTGGGCTGGGAGGTGATTGAAGAGGCTAGAAACTATCtgaatatgaagaaaagaagcTGCTCAAGGGACTCATGCTCATTTGCTGGTGATTATCTGGAATTGCGTAGGCATGCAAGGAGAGTTCATCCTACTTCCCGTCCCTCTAATGTTGATCCCACGAGAGAAAGAGCCTGGCACAATTTTGAGCGCCAGAGAGAAGTAGGGGATATTGTGAGTGCTATTCAGTCTTCCATGCCGGGAGCTGTGCTAGTTGGGGATTATGTTCTTGAGAATGGAGACGGGCGCGATGGAGACGTGAGCAATGCTGCTAATGGGCCTTGGTTAACCACCACCATCTTATTTCAGTTGATGGATAGTAATAGTACCATTGAAATTGTTAGGGAACCAAGAGCAGCTCATTCACGTCCATGGCGAAGGCATCGCCGTTCATCTGACCGTCGCCGCTATCTTTGGGGTGAGAATTTGTTGGGTCTTCATGGTTATAATaatgatgataatgatgatcTACGTATATTTAGCGATGCTGGTGAAGATGCATCTACTGTGCCAAGGAGGCGTCGGCGCTTGACAAGGACAAGGTCCAATGAAGGCCAACCATGA
- the LOC130729320 gene encoding uncharacterized protein LOC130729320 isoform X1: MAGVKRRLCSDSDTHALHKELDEVSCPICMDHPHNAVLLHCSSYEKGCRSYICDTSYRHSNCLDRFKKMRDNSNENPNLPSSLVNTNNSGNSFDINLTMQSDMHDVNELRQNEINTLLYVGLPQGSRQGDAQDPSTHLDPHDEGILETADSETLQDRAVLGDLDVDNSSESKLSLKCPLCRGTVLGWEVIEEARNYLNMKKRSCSRDSCSFAGDYLELRRHARRVHPTSRPSNVDPTRERAWHNFERQREVGDIVSAIQSSMPGAVLVGDYVLENGDGRDGDVSNAANGPWLTTTILFQLMDSNSTIEIVREPRAAHSRPWRRHRRSSDRRRYLWGENLLGLHGYNNDDNDDLRIFSDAGEDASTVPRRRRRLTRTRSNEGQP; encoded by the coding sequence ATGGCTGGTGTTAAGCGAAGATTATGTAGTGATTCCGATACCCATGCTCTTCACAAAGAATTGGATGAAGTATCATGTCCTATCTGCATGGACCATCCACATAATGCTGTTCTTCTCCATTGCAGCTCTTATGAGAAGGGCTGCAGATCATACATTTGTGATACAAGTTATAGGCATTCAAATTGCCTGGATCGATTCAAAAAAATGAGGGACAATTCTAATGAGAACCCAAACTTACCCAGTTCTTTAGTAAACACAAACAACTCTGGTAATAGTTTTGATATTAATCTTACTATGCAATCTGACATGCATGATGTTAATGAACTCCGCCAAAATGAAATTAATACTCTATTGTATGTTGGACTTCCACAAGGATCAAGACAGGGTGATGCCCAAGATCCAAGTACACATTTAGACCCACATGATGAAGGCATTTTAGAAACTGCTGATTCTGAGACCTTGCAGGACAGGGCTGTGCTTGGGGATTTAGATGTAGATAATTCATCTGAGTCGAAATTGAGCTTGAAATGTCCTCTATGTCGAGGCACCGTATTGGGCTGGGAGGTGATTGAAGAGGCTAGAAACTATCtgaatatgaagaaaagaagcTGCTCAAGGGACTCATGCTCATTTGCTGGTGATTATCTGGAATTGCGTAGGCATGCAAGGAGAGTTCATCCTACTTCCCGTCCCTCTAATGTTGATCCCACGAGAGAAAGAGCCTGGCACAATTTTGAGCGCCAGAGAGAAGTAGGGGATATTGTGAGTGCTATTCAGTCTTCCATGCCGGGAGCTGTGCTAGTTGGGGATTATGTTCTTGAGAATGGAGACGGGCGCGATGGAGACGTGAGCAATGCTGCTAATGGGCCTTGGTTAACCACCACCATCTTATTTCAGTTGATGGATAGTAATAGTACCATTGAAATTGTTAGGGAACCAAGAGCAGCTCATTCACGTCCATGGCGAAGGCATCGCCGTTCATCTGACCGTCGCCGCTATCTTTGGGGTGAGAATTTGTTGGGTCTTCATGGTTATAATaatgatgataatgatgatcTACGTATATTTAGCGATGCTGGTGAAGATGCATCTACTGTGCCAAGGAGGCGTCGGCGCTTGACAAGGACAAGGTCCAATGAAGGCCAACCATGA